A region from the Catellatospora sp. TT07R-123 genome encodes:
- a CDS encoding glycosyltransferase family A protein, whose translation MAVVGALVAAFHLVKTAGLVANARSFPVLARGQRAPGRPRTSLLVPARDEARRLPYTIPGLLAQPAEEILILDDGSTDGTAAIVRGFADPRLRLITGTPRPDGWIGKNWACHQLAQAATGDLLVYADADVTLRPGALDAVWAQLRRQRADVFSVFPRQQTGTLGERMLVPLIDENLLAFLPHQLLDLPIRAAAVANGQLLAFRRAAYEHVGGHAAVADQIVEDLELARLSRRRGLKLGLALGGDLISTRMYDGYPATVRGMGKSMRAAHGGSDLVLAASAAFNVTAYTVPWLLWRRGAAWRVAALLGLAERLLANAKTGRGAYAEAVLVPFTAPAALPVYAVALRRTAVWKGRRYP comes from the coding sequence GTGGCGGTCGTAGGCGCGCTGGTCGCGGCGTTCCACCTGGTGAAGACGGCCGGGCTGGTCGCCAACGCGCGCTCGTTCCCGGTGCTGGCGCGCGGGCAGCGGGCACCCGGGCGGCCGCGTACGTCGCTGCTGGTGCCCGCGCGCGACGAGGCGCGGCGGCTGCCGTACACGATCCCGGGTCTGCTCGCCCAGCCCGCCGAGGAGATCCTGATCCTCGACGACGGCTCCACCGACGGCACCGCCGCGATCGTGCGCGGCTTCGCCGATCCCCGACTGCGGCTGATCACCGGCACGCCCCGCCCCGACGGCTGGATCGGCAAGAACTGGGCCTGCCACCAGCTCGCCCAGGCCGCCACCGGAGACCTGCTGGTGTACGCCGACGCCGACGTCACCCTGCGCCCCGGCGCCCTGGACGCGGTATGGGCGCAGCTGCGCCGCCAGCGCGCCGACGTGTTCAGCGTGTTCCCGCGCCAGCAGACCGGCACCCTCGGCGAGCGGATGCTGGTGCCGCTGATCGACGAGAACCTGCTCGCGTTCCTGCCGCACCAGCTGCTCGACCTGCCGATCCGGGCCGCGGCCGTGGCCAACGGGCAGCTGCTGGCGTTCCGGCGCGCCGCGTACGAGCACGTCGGCGGGCACGCCGCCGTCGCCGACCAGATCGTGGAGGACCTCGAACTGGCCCGGCTCAGCCGCCGCCGCGGCCTCAAACTCGGGCTGGCCCTGGGCGGCGACCTGATCAGCACCCGCATGTACGACGGCTACCCGGCGACGGTGCGCGGCATGGGCAAGAGCATGCGGGCCGCGCACGGCGGCAGCGACCTGGTGCTGGCGGCCAGCGCCGCGTTCAACGTCACCGCGTACACGGTGCCGTGGTTGCTGTGGCGGCGCGGGGCGGCGTGGCGGGTCGCGGCACTGCTCGGGCTGGCCGAGCGGCTGCTGGCCAACGCCAAGACCGGGCGCGGCGCGTACGCCGAGGCCGTGCTGGTGCCGTTCACGGCCCCGGCCGCGCTGCCCGTGTACGCCGTCGCGCTGCGGCGCACCGCCGTCTGGAAGGGACGCCGCTACCCGTGA
- a CDS encoding cytochrome P450 codes for MTALLTRPAPALRLPAPATTPPFGHLWRWTRDPVRLLTEGARTGPVFRLRLWRQAVVGYRPDWNRAVLGDLDTFRSRGSLSGLTPYLSAGVVYTDVPAHDPRRRELNPHFHARGLDHLRERLAATAAARLPDGPFDALAWAGDTVRRMLNAAFFGGAFDDRLLAAFLHPLQTPVPGPMLPRPLLFRRLDAAIARLLADPPEGSLAAALSGLDGAVAETRVALAAGYDTTAHTLAWALWHLAGAPEWRTAEGLGPALDEILRLYPAGWLGSRITARDTEIAGVPVPARTLVLYSPYLTHRDPELWARPDEFRPQRFAEDGRPAWGFLPFSAGRRTCLGAHLARAMLLAALAPWCDTPLTRLTGDPTPTAAIALRPVGPLLLRR; via the coding sequence GTGACCGCGCTGCTGACCAGGCCCGCCCCGGCCCTGCGCCTGCCCGCCCCGGCGACCACGCCGCCGTTCGGGCACCTGTGGCGGTGGACCCGCGACCCGGTGCGCCTGCTGACCGAGGGCGCCCGCACCGGGCCGGTGTTCCGGCTGCGGCTGTGGCGGCAGGCGGTCGTCGGCTACCGGCCGGACTGGAACCGGGCCGTCCTCGGTGACCTGGACACGTTCCGCAGCCGGGGCAGCCTGAGCGGGCTCACGCCGTACCTGTCGGCGGGCGTGGTCTACACCGACGTGCCCGCGCACGACCCGCGCCGCCGCGAGCTGAACCCGCACTTCCACGCCCGCGGCCTGGACCACCTGCGCGAGCGGCTGGCGGCCACGGCTGCCGCGCGGCTGCCCGACGGCCCGTTCGACGCGCTGGCCTGGGCCGGGGACACGGTGCGGCGGATGCTGAACGCCGCGTTCTTCGGGGGCGCGTTCGACGACCGGCTGCTCGCGGCGTTCCTGCATCCCCTCCAGACGCCCGTGCCGGGCCCGATGCTGCCCCGGCCGCTGCTGTTCCGGCGCCTGGACGCGGCGATCGCGCGGCTGCTGGCCGACCCGCCCGAGGGCAGCCTGGCCGCCGCGCTGTCCGGGCTGGACGGGGCCGTCGCGGAGACCCGGGTGGCGCTGGCGGCCGGGTACGACACGACCGCGCACACCCTGGCCTGGGCGCTGTGGCACCTGGCCGGCGCACCCGAGTGGCGTACGGCCGAGGGGCTGGGCCCGGCGCTGGACGAGATCCTGCGGCTGTATCCGGCGGGCTGGCTGGGCAGCCGGATCACCGCGCGGGACACCGAGATCGCCGGGGTGCCGGTCCCGGCGCGCACGCTGGTGCTGTACTCCCCCTACCTGACCCACCGGGACCCGGAGCTGTGGGCACGGCCGGACGAGTTCCGGCCGCAGCGCTTCGCCGAGGACGGCCGCCCGGCCTGGGGCTTCCTGCCGTTCAGCGCGGGCCGCCGGACCTGCCTCGGCGCCCACCTGGCCCGCGCGATGCTGCTCGCGGCCCTGGCCCCCTGGTGCGACACCCCGCTGACCCGCCTCACCGGCGACCCCACCCCCACCGCCGCCATCGCCCTACGCCCAGTGGGCCCACTCCTCCTCCGCCGCTGA
- a CDS encoding MFS transporter — MSDVTASDHEQGRWAGRGLLPPAGPQRTLAVATFVTMLGSGVYMVAAALYFTRSVGLSVAQVGLGMGVAGLAGLLAGVPVGHLADRRGPREVYLATQLVQAAAMAALVLVHTFWQFTAVLCAVELSRAAGAAARGPLVRGFGGEELPRFRAYLRSVANLAISLGAVGAGVAVQLDSRAAYLALVLGNAVSFVACAAITRTLPPLAPVPVPAAAGRWLALRDPAFIAVTALDSLLGVQGAVLMYALPLWIVGHTDAPRGLVGVTALLNTAMVVVLQVRVGRRVDSGAAAARAMRRCGWAFLAGMAVIALAAGLPGWAATALVLVGVAGHTVGELWHAAGSLELRFRLAPRHAQGQYTGVSGLGTGLAGAAAPTVLGLLCVSWGAPGWLLMGAVFVLAGLAVPAAVRWAERTRPIGTRPA, encoded by the coding sequence ATGTCCGATGTCACCGCCTCCGATCACGAGCAGGGCCGCTGGGCCGGGCGCGGGCTGCTGCCCCCGGCCGGGCCGCAGCGCACGCTGGCGGTGGCCACGTTCGTCACGATGCTCGGCAGCGGCGTGTACATGGTCGCCGCCGCCCTGTACTTCACCCGCTCGGTCGGCCTGTCCGTGGCGCAGGTGGGCCTGGGCATGGGCGTCGCCGGGCTGGCCGGGCTGCTGGCCGGGGTCCCGGTCGGGCACCTGGCCGACCGGCGCGGGCCGCGCGAGGTGTATCTGGCCACCCAGCTCGTGCAGGCCGCGGCGATGGCGGCGCTGGTGCTGGTGCACACCTTCTGGCAATTCACGGCGGTGCTGTGCGCGGTGGAGCTGTCCCGGGCGGCCGGGGCGGCGGCGCGCGGGCCCCTGGTGCGCGGGTTCGGCGGCGAGGAGCTGCCCCGGTTCCGGGCATACCTGCGGTCGGTGGCGAACCTGGCGATCAGCCTCGGCGCCGTCGGGGCGGGCGTGGCGGTGCAGCTGGACAGCCGGGCGGCGTACCTGGCGCTGGTGCTGGGCAACGCGGTCAGCTTCGTGGCGTGCGCCGCGATCACGCGTACGCTGCCGCCGCTGGCGCCCGTGCCGGTCCCGGCGGCCGCCGGGCGGTGGCTGGCGCTGCGCGATCCCGCGTTCATCGCGGTGACCGCGCTCGACAGCCTGCTCGGCGTCCAGGGCGCGGTGCTGATGTACGCGCTGCCGCTGTGGATCGTCGGGCACACCGACGCCCCGCGGGGCCTGGTCGGGGTGACCGCGCTGCTCAACACCGCGATGGTGGTGGTGCTACAGGTACGGGTCGGCCGCAGGGTCGACAGCGGCGCGGCCGCGGCGCGGGCGATGCGCCGCTGCGGCTGGGCGTTCCTGGCCGGGATGGCGGTGATCGCGCTGGCCGCCGGGCTGCCCGGCTGGGCGGCGACGGCGCTGGTGCTGGTCGGGGTGGCCGGGCACACCGTCGGCGAGCTGTGGCACGCGGCCGGGTCGCTGGAGCTGAGGTTCCGGCTGGCGCCCCGGCATGCCCAGGGGCAGTACACCGGAGTGTCCGGGCTCGGCACCGGGCTGGCGGGCGCGGCCGCGCCGACCGTGCTGGGGCTGCTGTGCGTGAGCTGGGGCGCGCCCGGCTGGCTGCTGATGGGCGCGGTGTTCGTGCTGGCGGGGCTGGCCGTCCCGGCGGCGGTCCGCTGGGCCGAGCGGACCCGGCCGATCGGCACGCGGCCCGCGTGA
- a CDS encoding BTAD domain-containing putative transcriptional regulator, which produces MEFLVLGPVAAVAASGPVYLPTGHKARLVLAVLLARFGQAVSMDTLTEALWDDGAPVSARRNIHQYVSQLRGVVGADRILTAADGYAMRGGESVDADRFLELSERAAAALGDEDVDTAAQAFRAALHLWRGPAYAEFADCPVVAVEAQRLDQLRFTAYEGWADAELALGRHGQITAKLESLVVEQPFREHLRGLLMLALYRSGRQAEALEVFRDTRTLLRRELGLDPGPALRRLHEAMLQADERLSRPGRYDFAAEEPPPASGAPVPRQLPGDVAGFTGRDDDLAVLDRTLESAGSRLAVVTGGAGIGKTSLAVHWAHRVAHDFPDGQLFLNLCGFGAAGPAMPTSQAMRGLLDALGVPSARIPGDLAEQAALYRSLLADRRVLVVLDNARDADQIRPLLPGARGSAVVVTSRNQLAGLVATEGAVPLTLALFTPAEARRLMTARLGGPALAQAGEVIDDVIGHCGGLPLALAIVAARAATNPALPLSALATELTEGRAGLDAFSGDDSATDLRAVFSWSYHRLSDDGARMFRLLGLHPGPDISLAAAAGTAGVAARQARALLSELTRAHLAIEHAPGRFLLHDLMRAYAAELVAEHDPAADRRTALRRCYDHYLHTAYAATMMLYPHRHPVAVLPATDGVTPQEHADRDQALAWFTVEHAVLLAVIGQAYDAGFDTHTWQLAWTLITYFDRQGHWLDQASTQRTALDAALRSGDVTGQAHVHHGLGVSSTWLGRYEQAQEHHDRALELFGRQYALTSQANTLLALTWLHELQRSYPSALAYAERAYELHRVTGHVSGQAKALNTVGWFQTLLGDHKAAIATCEQALGLHEEVGDRTGMAETWNSLGYAYHKLGDYGRAFDCYRQSVELFRLTPDRYYEGFVLDHLADTYQVLGSVDEARRTWQDVLEIFEDLGHADAERIRAKLKQAP; this is translated from the coding sequence GTGGAGTTCCTGGTGCTGGGGCCCGTGGCGGCCGTCGCGGCGAGCGGACCCGTCTACCTGCCCACCGGCCACAAAGCACGGTTGGTGCTCGCGGTGCTGCTCGCCCGGTTCGGCCAGGCGGTCTCCATGGACACCCTCACCGAGGCGCTGTGGGACGACGGCGCACCGGTCTCGGCCCGGCGCAACATCCACCAGTACGTCAGCCAGCTCCGCGGGGTCGTGGGCGCCGACCGCATCCTGACCGCCGCCGACGGGTACGCGATGCGCGGCGGCGAATCCGTGGACGCCGACCGGTTCCTGGAGCTGAGCGAGCGCGCGGCCGCCGCGCTGGGTGACGAGGACGTCGACACCGCCGCGCAGGCGTTCCGGGCGGCGCTGCACCTGTGGCGGGGGCCCGCGTACGCGGAGTTCGCCGACTGCCCGGTGGTCGCCGTCGAGGCGCAGCGCCTGGACCAGCTCCGCTTCACCGCGTACGAGGGCTGGGCCGACGCGGAGCTGGCGCTGGGCCGGCACGGCCAGATCACCGCGAAGCTGGAGTCGCTCGTCGTCGAGCAGCCGTTCCGGGAGCACCTGCGCGGGCTGCTGATGCTGGCCCTGTACCGCAGCGGGCGGCAGGCCGAGGCGCTGGAGGTGTTCCGGGACACGCGCACGCTGCTGCGGCGGGAACTGGGCCTGGACCCGGGCCCGGCGCTGCGGCGGCTGCACGAGGCGATGCTCCAGGCCGACGAGCGGCTGAGCCGGCCCGGCCGCTACGACTTCGCCGCCGAGGAGCCGCCGCCGGCCTCCGGCGCGCCGGTGCCGCGGCAGCTGCCCGGCGACGTCGCCGGGTTCACCGGCCGCGACGACGACCTGGCGGTGCTCGACCGGACGCTGGAGTCGGCGGGTTCGCGGCTGGCGGTGGTCACCGGCGGGGCGGGCATCGGCAAGACGTCGCTGGCCGTGCACTGGGCGCACCGGGTGGCCCACGACTTCCCCGACGGCCAGCTGTTCCTGAACCTGTGCGGGTTCGGGGCGGCCGGGCCCGCGATGCCGACCAGCCAGGCCATGCGGGGGCTGCTGGACGCGCTCGGCGTGCCGTCGGCGCGCATCCCCGGCGACCTGGCCGAGCAGGCCGCGCTCTACCGCAGCCTGCTGGCCGACCGGCGGGTGCTGGTGGTGCTGGACAACGCCCGCGACGCCGACCAGATCCGGCCGCTGCTGCCGGGCGCCCGGGGCAGCGCGGTGGTGGTCACCAGCCGCAACCAGCTCGCGGGGCTGGTCGCCACCGAGGGCGCGGTGCCGCTGACGCTGGCGCTGTTCACGCCCGCCGAGGCACGGCGGCTGATGACGGCGCGCCTCGGCGGGCCCGCGCTGGCGCAGGCCGGCGAGGTGATCGACGACGTGATCGGGCACTGCGGCGGGCTGCCGCTGGCGCTGGCGATCGTGGCCGCGCGGGCCGCCACCAACCCGGCGCTGCCGCTGTCGGCGCTGGCCACCGAGCTGACCGAGGGACGGGCCGGGCTCGACGCGTTCAGCGGCGACGACAGCGCCACGGATCTGCGGGCGGTGTTCTCGTGGTCGTACCACCGGCTGAGCGACGACGGCGCGCGGATGTTCCGGCTGCTCGGCCTGCATCCGGGTCCGGACATCTCGCTGGCGGCGGCGGCCGGGACCGCCGGGGTCGCCGCGCGGCAGGCGCGGGCGCTGCTGAGCGAGCTGACCCGGGCGCACCTGGCGATCGAGCACGCGCCGGGGCGGTTCCTGCTGCACGACCTGATGCGGGCGTACGCGGCGGAGCTGGTCGCCGAGCACGACCCGGCGGCCGACCGGCGGACCGCGCTGCGCCGCTGCTACGACCACTACCTGCACACGGCGTACGCCGCGACGATGATGCTCTACCCGCACCGGCACCCGGTCGCGGTCCTGCCCGCCACCGACGGCGTGACCCCGCAGGAGCACGCCGACCGCGACCAGGCGCTGGCCTGGTTCACCGTCGAGCACGCGGTGCTGCTGGCCGTCATCGGCCAGGCGTACGACGCGGGCTTCGACACCCACACCTGGCAGCTGGCCTGGACGCTGATCACGTACTTCGACCGGCAGGGGCACTGGCTGGACCAGGCGTCGACCCAGCGCACGGCGCTGGACGCGGCGCTGCGCAGCGGCGACGTGACCGGGCAGGCGCACGTGCACCACGGGCTGGGCGTGTCCAGCACCTGGCTGGGCCGCTACGAGCAGGCGCAGGAGCACCACGACCGGGCCCTGGAGCTGTTCGGCCGCCAGTATGCCCTGACCAGCCAGGCCAACACCCTGCTGGCGCTGACCTGGCTGCACGAGTTGCAGCGGTCCTACCCCTCGGCGCTGGCGTACGCCGAGCGCGCGTACGAGCTGCACCGGGTCACCGGCCACGTCTCGGGGCAGGCCAAGGCGCTGAACACGGTCGGCTGGTTCCAGACCCTGCTGGGCGACCACAAGGCGGCGATCGCGACCTGCGAGCAGGCGCTGGGCCTGCACGAGGAGGTGGGCGACCGCACCGGGATGGCCGAGACCTGGAACAGCCTCGGGTACGCCTACCACAAGCTGGGCGACTACGGCCGGGCGTTCGACTGCTACCGGCAGTCGGTGGAGCTGTTCCGGCTGACCCCCGACCGCTACTACGAGGGGTTCGTCCTGGACCACCTCGCCGACACGTACCAGGTGCTGGGCAGTGTGGACGAGGCGCGGCGGACCTGGCAGGACGTGCTGGAGATCTTCGAGGACCTCGGGCACGCCGACGCCGAGCGCATCCGCGCCAAGCTCAAACAGGCGCCGTGA
- a CDS encoding TetR/AcrR family transcriptional regulator, producing MAYHHGDLRRTILAAAVDAIAESGPDGWSLRELARRAGVSHAAPAHHFGDRTGLLTALAAEGYDLLADTLGAADPGFLEAGLAYVRFATEHPAHFTVMFQPTLYRADDEAVAEARERAGRVLREGARAAAPGRADADTTALAGWSIAHGFASLWLAGALPEHTRPDAVAAARPVLRRLLEH from the coding sequence ATGGCGTACCACCACGGAGACCTGCGCCGGACCATCCTGGCCGCCGCCGTCGACGCCATCGCCGAGTCCGGCCCCGACGGCTGGAGCCTGCGCGAACTGGCCCGCCGCGCCGGCGTCTCGCACGCCGCGCCCGCCCACCACTTCGGCGACCGCACCGGCCTGCTCACCGCCCTGGCGGCCGAGGGCTACGACCTGCTCGCCGACACCCTGGGCGCGGCCGATCCGGGCTTCCTGGAGGCGGGCCTGGCCTACGTGCGCTTCGCCACCGAGCACCCCGCCCACTTCACCGTCATGTTCCAGCCCACGCTGTACCGCGCCGACGACGAGGCCGTCGCCGAGGCCCGCGAGCGGGCCGGCCGGGTGCTGCGCGAAGGCGCCCGCGCCGCCGCCCCCGGCCGGGCCGACGCCGACACCACCGCGCTGGCGGGCTGGTCCATCGCCCACGGCTTCGCCAGCCTGTGGCTGGCCGGGGCGCTGCCCGAACACACCCGCCCCGACGCCGTCGCCGCCGCCCGGCCCGTGCTGCGGCGCCTGCTCGAACACTGA